TTTTGGATCACACTTTCCTGCACCAACACACGTATCATTCAGCTGACTGTGTTCATTCTCTCATCCCTTTTCATCATCGTCTCATGCACAATAACCTTGGCTTCCTACATttgcattatctccaccatcttGACAATCCCATCAGCCCAAGGCTGGCAAAAGGCCTTATCCACTTGCTCAGGCCACCTCATTGTGGTGACCCTGTGGTTCAGCTCCTGCATTATTGTTTTTGGCAAGCCTTCGACAACGAGCATGCTAGATTTGAACAAAATTTTCATCACCTTTAACACTATCATAATTCTGCTATTGAAGCCTTTGGTTtacactctatggctacgtctacatgtgaaccctacatcgaagtagcctatttcgatgcggcgacatcgaaataggctacttcgatgtataacgtctacacgtcctccagggctggcaacgtcgatgttcaacattgacgttgcgcagcacatcaaaataggccctgcgagggaacgtctacacgccaaagtagcacacatcgaaataagggtgccaggcacagctgcagacagggtcacagggcggactcaacagcaagtcgctcccttaaagggcccctcccagacacactttcactaaacagcgcaagatacacagagccgacaactagttgcagaccctgtgcatgcagcatggatccccagctgcagcagcagcagccagaagccctggcctacgggctgctgcacatggtgaccatagagccctgcaagggctggagagagagcgtctctcaaccccccagctgatggctgccatggaggaccccgctatttcaatgttgcgggacgcggatcgtctacacgttccctacttcgacgttgaacgtcgaagtagggcgctattcccatcccctcatggggttagcgactttgacgtctcgccgcctaacatcgatttcaacttcgaaatagctcccaacacgtgtagccgtgacgggtgctatttcgaagttggtgccgctactttgaaatagcgtgcacgtgtagacaaggcttaAGAAACAAGAAGGTGAGCTTTCAGAAAAACATTTAGGGGAGCCTGCAGTGGTTTTAGAAAATCTTTGAGTTAGTAGAAACTGTAGTATAAAGCATCTGCTCAGTTCAATACTATGCAGATTTAAGTTTTATACCTTTGAGTCATTGCTGGTTAGAAGTCTCATAACTTTCCTTAAGTTCTGAAAGAGATATTGCTTGTATAACCCTTTTACTTAATAACGTTTCTTTGTTTTATAGATGTAACTTTGTTCTATATAgatatattttgtttcataagctttgTTTCGCAGTATCTGCTAAGTGTATGTTCAGTATTATAAGTTCGTAAGAAATTGTTTACAGATATCATatgtctgtaagaaatcctggctgttcctttgttaAAGAAATTGCTTTTTCTGAATTGAGCTTTCTTTTGTATGAGTGGGGAAGGTGGAAGTGTGGGAGTTTTTGCAAtagaagccagcctgtctggacaaccaactgccagcagcaccttgatgatgaaagaataataggagctgagccctgcaaaagaatccacccaagaaagagaaggaggacccatcaagagaagatcaatgtCCTACCTTCTGTTAGCAGATGACTCAAGAGCATGCAAGTTCTTGGACTTATACAGCTTTCTGGGGCAGTTGGACAGGACAAATGCCATTGGACAGGAACATATAAGAACGATTAATTAAAAGACACAATGTCAAAAGTGAAAGGCCAAAAAGGTGACGTTTAAAAAAATGCCATAATAAAGCCTAAAATTAAATGTGTGCctcaaatttaaaatataaagccATAGAAGCAGGAGCACAAATTTACAAGCTTGGCTAAAGAGGGCATTACAGTTAATGGAgataggctgttctcagtagtgatggacaggagaacagggagcaatggcctgaagagggggaggtgtaggttagatattaggaaaaattatttccccaggagggtggtgaagcattggaatgctttacctaggaaggtggtgggatctccaccctagaggtttttatgtcctgacttgacaaagtcctggctggggacgtttagttggggttggtcctgtttgggcagggggctggactcaatgacctcctgaggtcccttcctgccctaagattctatgattctatgaaaaaacaAAGTGAAAGAAGCAGTTAGAGGCCAAAAGGTGCCCTTTTAAAACAGGTCATTTGTAAAAGTATAACAGGGCAGGCCAAAAATTGCAAGAGCCACTAGCCAAAGACTCATAAACTAAGGCCAACTTTTTTCAAGTAGATGAGATCAGTGAATCCTATTAAGCAAATCTGCGGAGCCACTGCAGTGTTCCGATcgtaaaggagcactcaagaaaTATCAAGTCATTGCAGAGGAGCTCTATGAAATCTTTTACGAAGTCCTCATGGTAGAAGATGTTCATACCCCTAAGCTGTACTTTCTAGCGTTAAAAATGTGAGAAATTGTGAAGGAGCTTATCCGTCAAATTGCTCAGCTACTAACTGGGCATTTAACTTATTGCTTAAAGCAggttctgtaccagatgactaaAAGACAGATAATGTAATGTCCATTTTAAAAAGGCACGAAAAGCGATTCCGCCCCTTACAGGGACCAGGAAACTACAAAGAAGTCTCCAGGATCTTGACTGGTGTGGAGAGATTGAGCAAGACAGTATTACTTACTCCTTCACCTAACACAAGAACAGTGTCCCCATTCTAAACTACCTAACTATCGGTCTATCTATCGATCGATCTATCTGCGTATGGATGCAATACATATTCTGTTTGATTCTCTGTATAAAAGGGAGAGTGAATGGAGGGAAAATTGAATTGACCGAGAGGACAGCAACATTATGTCGTCTGAGCCAAGACTTTTACCCAGGCATATTTGTTACCATGAAACAGTAGCTTGGTGTGTGGGCATTATTGACACTAAACCTGGCTGAGCCTTCACCACCAACCAGGGTGTGTGGTCTTTATTTTATCAGAAATGCCAAGGTCTACCGAATCAAATGCTACAAGTTTCACTGGTGCAGTTAATGCAGGAGTTGCTGGCACAGTACAGGAGAAAAGTAAATACACACCAAAGCACTGGCAGATGCCTGATCTAGCGTCATGGTGGCATTTTCAATGGACAGGTTGGGAATTAGTTGGCCCAAATACCATTGCCAATGCTGTGTAACATAGCCCTGCCCCATGTTCTGCATAAGAGGGCCTCCAGCAGGCCCCTGCAAAGGTCAAAGAGAACAGAGATATGCCTCTGTACTCAGACCTCTTTAACCCACGTATCAGCTCTCCTGGtttctaaaccagtggttctcagccaggcttccaggatctcctgggggattgtgagcaggtttcaggggATCTTCCAAGCAGGGCTGATGTGAAACTTACAGGGACCCAGGACAGACCATTAAACACCCACCATCAGGGTCCTGAGCAACTTAGCCTGGGGTATGGAGTCTGGGGACTCGCCCTGGCATTTGGCACTAGTTTTTATATGCAGAAGAACAGTTATTGTGGCACAGGTGAGCCATGGAGATGTTATaccagggagtggggggtgtgGCTTAGAAAGAAAAAGGCCAAGAAACCCtgtcccagaagccctctctTCTGCCACCCCAGGACAGGATGGTGGAATTTGCTTGTCATCACAAGTGGTCAGCGATGACAGGCATGTACCTCTCTCTGCTCACTGACTGTCATCGCATCACCATGATGAGGGCCTGCTGACTGACTTCAGCGGTGAGTTACCAATCCTCTGCGGGGCTGAACACAAGGATAACAAATGAATCAGGCACACTGAGCAAACTCAGAGAATGAGACTATTGGAAACAACACAGGAAGCAAAGAGGCACCAGAACAAATCTATAGATGGAAGAATTGAGGACAATAAGCAGGATTTTCTAAAAACAAagttatagatagatagatagatagatagatagatagatagatagatagataaatatttGGACACTCTGTTTGTTTAGCAGAATGTGTTATTTCCTCGAGGGATGTCTGGGACTTTCTGCTGTAATGAGACATCCCCAGGgtgatggggaagggagggaggtgtATAAAGGAGTCTCCCTCATACAGCCCATTTGAGTTGCAGTTCATTAGTAAGGTAGGTGGGGTAAGGGCAATCGGATGGTGATGGAAAGGGATTCTACGATGAGATGAGATGCCTGCAAACGTTAGCAGAGTGTGGTGGTTTGGGAGCAGTAGATTGTATTTATATTAAAGCCAATTCATACTAACCCAAAAGGGCATGGACTTCCCTTAGGAAGAGGAAACTGAATGCACAAACACATAACGGGAGCTAAGAGGTGGTACTGCTATAAAAGGTCTCGGGGGTTATGGTGGACCGCAGACTAAACAAGTAAGCAATGTGCATATAATGGCACATATCACTCTGGGGTATGTAGACCAGAAAGTGGTCTGAAAGGTGTAGCAGTTTATTGTCTCAATGAACTTGTCATCCACGAGACCTACCCTTGTGACCTCTGTTCAGTTTTGATTGGCACACACTaggaaaggtgtggacaaatGGGAAACAATCCAGAATAGAGCACCACAAATATTTAGGAAACTTGACTGATGAGGAAAGGGTTAATGGGCCGGGCATGCCCAGTTTTTGAAATAGAAGGCTTAGAGGAACATAGACGATGAATCTCCAAAAGTATGGGTTACTCAACATTGAACAGGGTTTAAATGGTCTTTTTGTTCACTAGAAGTTGCAGGAAGGTTGGGTATCTGCAAAAGCTTCTAAGGGCGATGGTGGTTTCGCTTTCCTTGGAGGTGTTTTCAAAAAGGGTTGGAGAAACAGTTATCAAGGCTGGTTGAGGCTTCCTTGTCCTCCTGCAGtacagggtgctggaacaattgaCTTGTTGAGGCAATTTTCCACCCTACAGGTCTACGATTCCTTTACAAGGAACTGATTCTTAATAACAATGTTCAAGAaactaaaagagtgttacaaggaggagggaaaaaatgttCTCATCCACCTCTGATGATacgacaagaagcaatggttttaaaatgcagaaagggatgtataggttggacattaggaaaatgttcctaactgtgagggtggttaagtacagagaaaaaaaatgcctagggaggttgtggaatcgctgtcactggagatttctctgtcagggatggtctagatgctgcttggtcctgccatgagcactgggaactggacttgatgacctcttgaggtacctTTAAGTCCTCTGGTTCTATGAAATGTCTGCAGGATCTCTAATAAATTAACTTTAGCTATTCACTAAGTCAGTAATTTAGctgagggaaatagaaaagaaTATATATGCAGTCAGCTGGCTTGTTCATTGTTCCAGCTCCCTGAAGACAGTTGGTGTAGCAGATCTTGAAAATACTACCCAGTGTTATGTGCTGAAGGCTGGAGTATTGCTGTCTTAGAAAAGCTGGCCAGGTTGCTCAGTGATTTTGTCCTTGGTTATTATTAATACCTAATAAGGCAACCTGCTCATTCAGCAGACTCTGATGTTACAGGAAAGGAAGTGCCAGGGTTACAATTTGGGGAGACAGACACTCATGTGACTGCCCTGTCTCCAGGGTTACCAGTATACACAGGCATGAGTGCCTACTAACAAAGATTACCTGTGTTGTCAGCAGGTTTTTCTTGGTTCTCTTAGACTAAGCAAAGAGTTTAGATGCAGTACCCTGATATTTGCTgtgtaaaacaaagtatgtattgaacttctctagtccagcacattttcatccagcaacatctgcaatcccacatgattttagttagcctgatgaccactgatcatgggtgtggccaagtttcttgtgatcCCATAAGATCTGTTTAGTGACACCCGTTCTGACTCTCTgggttctctgctgttattcagctctagTTTGAcactaaatgtctcctaagatcccagtaagcagtgaacatGTTAGTAAtactgccagacaatattgacctcctatggtccagcacATTCTCCTCTTCGGCAAGGaacaggtcctgagggttctggGGCTCtggacttctccttgttaaatTTCTTGCTGGTTTTtcttggcccagttctccaatttgtctatccCATGTGTTGACAGATGGATGCCAGACCTGAGACAGAAGTGAGAAACCAAACCATCATTCATGAGTTCATTCTACTGGGCTTTCCCGGCACTTGGCACTTCCGGATGTCCCTGGCTGTGCTGTTTTTGGTTGCATACGTCCTAACGATTGTAGGGAACGTGTCCATCATGGCCTTGGTGAGAACCCACtctcagctccacacccccatgtacttcttcctctgcaatctctccttcctggagatctggctCACCACATCCTGTCTCCCCAAGGCCATTGGCGTCATGCTGGGTACAAGCCAAACCATCTCTTTCACTGCTTGCCTCCTGcaattgttttttctcctctccttgGGTGCCACAGAATGTTTCCTCCTGGCTGCAATGGCCTATGACCGTTACCTGGCCATTTGCCACCCATTGCGCTATAGCACCCTCATGAACAACCGTATCATTGCTCAGCTGGTCCTTGCTTCTTGGCTGGCCGGGTTCCTGGCCATCTCTGTGCTGGTTGCTCTAATCTCCAAGTTGTCATTCTGTGGTGCTAACGTcataaatcattttctttgccaaaTGGAGTCCTGGATCCCACTTTCCTGCATGGACACACATGTCATTGAGATGACAACGTTCATTCTCTCATTCTTTGTCATCATCGTCTCATGCACGATAACCGTGGTCTCCTACATttgcattatctccaccatctcGAGAATCCCATCAGCCCAAGCCtggcaaaaggccttttccacttgCTCAGCCCACCTCACTGTTGTGACCCTCTGGTTCGGCTCCTGCATTATTCTTTTTGTTAAACCTTCGGCACAGAACACTCTGGATTTCAACAAAACAGTCAACATCTTTAACACTATCATAACTCCCCTGTTAAATCCTTTCATTTACACACTAAGAAACAAGGACGTGAAGGACGCCTTAGGACAAACATTCAGGGGAACATTCAGTGGTTTTAGAAAAGCTTTGAGTTACTAGAAATTATTTTATGACCACCTCTCAGTcaagtacaatgcagatgtaattTCTGGAACTTtgagtcattgctggttttaactTTCTGTAATCTTTGCCTGTATACCCTTTCCACTTTGTAGCAGTAGCTTTGTTTCATAGATTTGGTTTTGTTCTATGTAGCTGCATTTTGTTTCatcagctttgttttgtagcagctgctaggtctatacTACCTATAAGTTAGTATGAAATTatttatagataccataagtctCTGAGTAATTGTGGCTGTTAATTTGCTAAAGAAACATCTTTCTCGGCAGTGAGctgtcctttgtgtgagtgagaaaaGTGACTGTGGTGGCCTGTGGAGTTGAATCAGTCCCCAAAGTCAACCTGTCTGGAGaaccagctgccagctgcacccAGCAGTCCAGAGAATAATAGGAACTAAACCCTGAAAAATAATCCACCCAAGAAGAGAAAGGGACCCCATTAAGAGAGGTTGAAAGTCCCATCTATTTTTACCTGACAACTCATGGCCATACAGATTCCTGGGCTAGTGGTGATGACTGATGGTAATAGATTTTCCTGGGCTAGTGGTGTTGACTCATGGTAATAGAGCTTCCTGGGGTAGTgtgacaggacaagagctatatACTAAAGCATATACAATGATGTGTACTATGCTGTAAAAGAGTTCCTTCCTCTTTCCATTACCACTCTGCAGATGTGTGTCTTGGCTGGCTGCAGAGGCAGGAGGGGGTCCTGaccctgggcccctctcccttTCTTCAGGTTAGAATTAGAgaaccatagaactggaagggaactcgagaggtcattgagtccagtcccctgccctcacagaaggaccaggcaccatctaggtCATCCCCGACAGATGTTTATataaccttctcttaaatatctcctctaatggagattccacaatgtccctgtgcaatttattccaatgtttaactacCCTTACcgttaggatttttttttgaccttgctgcagtttaagcccattgcttcttgtcctatcctcagaggccaaggaggacaacttttctccctcctccttgtagtcCTCATTTACTTACTTGAAAACCACGATCATGTCtcctcttagtctcctcttttctatatGAAACAAGCACATatgtttcagttttccctcacagctcatgtcctctcgacctttgatcattcttgttactcttctctggaccttctccaatttctccacatctttctttcactggacacaatacttcaattgGGGCTGAATTGAAGAGTgaatggaagaatgatttcttgcGTCTTGCTCACAATATACCTGTTAGTGCAGACCAGAATCACttttgcattttttgcaacagcatcacaccgattactcatatttatcttgtggtccactatgacccctagattcctCTCTCCAGGaatccttcctagacagtcgcttcccattctgtatgtataaagctgattggtccttcctaagtgaaatacattgtatttgtccttattaaactttattcCATTTACCTGGGTTAGTAATTTAGCTGAGATGTAGATAAGAATATGTATATTGTCAGCTGGCTTCCGAGTTGTTCCAGATCCCTGAAGATAGTTGGTGTAGCAGATCTTGAAAACACTACCCAGTGCTGTTACATGCTGAAGTTCTGGAGCGTGGTAAAGCTGTCCAGGTTGCCCAGTGTCTTTGTCCTTGGTTGTTATTAACAGTTGATAAGGCAGCCTGCACGTTCAGCAGATCTGAATGCTACTCTTAAGGAAATGCCACAGCTACAGTTTGGGGAGAAAGGCACTCAGGCAAGTTTGCTGTCCCAAGAGATGTTATAGGTGCGCTAGTTCTGTGGTTACCAGGTCACTCAGACGTGAGTGCCTACTGACAAAGACTGTCTGTGTTGGAACAGGAGTTTCTGCGTTCCCCTAGGCACAGAGTTTAGGTGCAGTAGCCTGAGATTTACAGCATAAAAAACTAACTACAAGTGGCGCGTTTCCCagtccagtactctctcatccagcaacatctgcagtcTGACTTGATTTCAGTTCGTTGGACTACCATATAtcctgtgtgtggccaagttttctgggaTCCCAAAAACACAGTTACAGCcatctgtcctggctctcagtgttctcttctgttatttagctctaatcgTTTTTGTAGTGGGGACAGGACTCAGAatgggacacagtactccagatgcagcctcagaagtgctgaatatgctgttagccttcttgcctacaaggACATGCGTTtggctcatgtccagcttctcatccactgcagtgcccaggtccttttctacaaaACTACTGCTTAGACAGTCAGTCCCCAATCTGTGGCCATGTTTGGAATTATGGTGTcctaagtgcagaactctgcacttctccttgttaaacttcaGGTTTTAACTTTGTTAAACCTCAATTTCCATTGGCCCAATCCTGTAATCTACCTATCCCATGGGTTGACAGGTGGACATCATGGCGGGGACGGGAGTGAGAAACCAAATCAGCAGGCAGGAGTCCATTCTACTGGGCTTTCCAAGCACTTGGTATTAACAGCTGACCCTTGCTGTGCTGTTTTCTATGAAGTACATAATAACAATCAAAGAGAACGTGTCCATCATTGCCTTGGTGGAGGCCCACCCTCAGTTTCAAACTCCCTCATACTTCTTCCTCTGCAATCtctcctttctggagatctgGCTCACCACCACTTCTGCCCCCAAAGCCATTTGTGTCAACACAGCAGCAAGCCAAACCATCTCTTCCACTGCCTGCCTCATGCAATTGTTTTTTCTCATCTCCTTGGGTGCCACAGAATGTTTCTTCCGGGACACAACGGCTTATGACCACTTTCTGCACATAGGCTACCCATTGTGCTACAGCGTCTTCATGAACAACACCGTCACTGCTCAGTTCGCCCTTGCCTCTTTGATGGGCAGGATCCTGGCTGTCTTTCTGTTGGCAGGTCTAATTTCCAGGTTGTCTTTCTGTGGTGCTAACTTCATCAATCGTTCCATATGCCACATGGAGTCCTGGGTCGTGCTTTCCTGCATGGACACATATGTAATTCCGCTGACAATGTCCATTCTCTCATTCCTTCTCGTCATCGTCTCACACACAATAACTGTGGTCTCCTACATTTACATTATCTCCACCATCTCCAGAATCCCATCAGCTCAAGCCTGGCAAGGGGCCTTTTCCACTTTCTCAGTCCACCTCATTGTTGTGACCCTCTGCTTCAGGTCCTGAATTATTCTTTTTATAAAGCCTTCACACAGAATACACAGGATTTGAACAAAACTGGCAACATCTTTAAGACTACCATAACTCTGCTATTAAATCATTTCATTTATCTGCTCAGAAACATGGAGGTGAAGGAAGCCTTTGAAAAAGAGTCAGAGGAACCTTCAGGGGTGTTAGAAAAGTTTGATCCAAATGACTTAATCTTGATTTGTCATATCCTGAAGATAATTTATATAAGAAGCAAATGGATAAAGTCATGGCTTGTTTCAAAAAACAGATCATTCCTTTTCTTTCACAACTGCAGTCCAACCTACAACCTCCTGCAAAGCTTCATGTAACATTTCCTTCGTGGGAAACTGAAAATTCCTTAGTGGAAATCTGGAAACGGAGGATCTAAAATCTGATTTTTACAGCAGAAGCTAGAAGGAGAGCAAGGCCCaaaggaaaacagaaataaataaaaattacacaTGTCACTGGGCAGATAAacactggaatatattgccttagaagaaaggaaaaactatttccccgggatggtggtgaagcactggaaagagttaccaagagaggtggcggaatctccatccctagaggtttttaagtcccagcttgacatagtcatgcctggaatgatttagttgtggttgatcctgctttaggcagtgggctggacttgatgacctcctcaaTTCCTTTCTAGCCCTagaactctatgattctatgagaacaTTGTGGAATcccccatcattggagatatttcacATCATCTGAGAGAAGCATCTGTCAGGCATGAtccagatggtgcctggtcctgccacaagggctgcgtctacacgtgcacgctacttcgaagtagcggcagtaacttcgaaatagcgcccgtcacgtctacacgtgttgggcgctatttcgaagttgaaatcgacgttaggtggcgagacgtcgaagtcgctaaccccatgaggggatgggaatagcgccctacttcgacgttcaacatcgaagtagggacgtgtagacgatccgcgtcccgcaacatcgaaatagcggggtcctccatggcggccatcagctggggggttgagagatactctctctccagcccttgcggggctctgtggtcaccgtgggcagcagcccttagcccagggcttctggctgctgctgctgcagctgggggtccgtgctgcatatacagggtctgcaactagttgttggctctgtgtatcttgcactgtttaatgaaagtgtgtctgggaggggccctttaagggagcgacttgctgttgagtccgccccgtgaccctgtctgcagctgtgcctggctcccttatttcgatgtgtgctactttgccgtgtagacgttccctcgctgtgcctatttcgatgttgggctgagcaacgtcgaagttgaacatcgacgttgccagccctggaggacgtgtagacgttattcatcgaaatagcctatttcgatgtcgcaacatcgaaataagctatttcgaagttgggtgcacgtgtagacgtagccaagggcaGGAGATCGGATTTCATGAATTCTCAAGGTCCCGtcaagttctagtgttctgtaatTATCACTTTGTTGTACACGTTTTTTCATTTACTGTGACAACGTCAACAGATGAACTCCAGAAAACATTTTTGTGTTGAAGATGATAAGGAGCTAGCTTTGAATATGTGTAGGTTTGGGTCTATTACTAAGAACATTATGTGCCAAGGGAAATAGGTTCCCAAAAGCCATTGAATTTTGCAGGCTTTGATGTACCCTGGACATGGCTATTGTATTGGTGTGTGGGAGACTacaaaaaaggaagaagttaATTAAACAAACGATAAGGTACTGTACCAAAAGTCACAGGCAAACCAGCTATACTGTGGCTTTATAAAAACACCATAATAGAGCTTCCCATTAAATATGTGCCCCAAATTTACAGAACAAAAACATAGCAAGAGGACCACACATTTGCAAACCTGGCTTAAATGAAGTCAAAGGACCAGTTACAGAGGCCTAAAAGTGtcctttaaaaagtggacatTGGTGAAAATATAACGGggcaggccaaaaaaaaaatggaagagccATTAGCCAAAGACAGAAAAACTAGCACCAGGATTTTATAATCACATGAGCCC
The window above is part of the Carettochelys insculpta isolate YL-2023 chromosome 32, ASM3395843v1, whole genome shotgun sequence genome. Proteins encoded here:
- the LOC142004821 gene encoding olfactory receptor 6F1-like, whose product is MDARPETEVRNQTIIHEFILLGFPGTWHFRMSLAVLFLVAYVLTIVGNVSIMALVRTHSQLHTPMYFFLCNLSFLEIWLTTSCLPKAIGVMLGTSQTISFTACLLQLFFLLSLGATECFLLAAMAYDRYLAICHPLRYSTLMNNRIIAQLVLASWLAGFLAISVLVALISKLSFCGANVINHFLCQMESWIPLSCMDTHVIEMTTFILSFFVIIVSCTITVVSYICIISTISRIPSAQAWQKAFSTCSAHLTVVTLWFGSCIILFVKPSAQNTLDFNKTVNIFNTIITPLLNPFIYTLRNKDVKDALGQTFRGTFSGFRKALSY